A DNA window from Leopardus geoffroyi isolate Oge1 chromosome A1, O.geoffroyi_Oge1_pat1.0, whole genome shotgun sequence contains the following coding sequences:
- the DUSP1 gene encoding dual specificity protein phosphatase 1, translating into MVMEVGSLDAGGLRTLLRERAAQCLLLDCRSFFAFNAGHIAGSVNVRFSTIVRRRAKGAMGLEHIVPNAELRGRLLAGAYHAVVLLDERSAALDGAKRDGTLALAAGALCREARAAQVFFLKGGYEAFSASCPELCSKQSTPMGLSLPLSTSVPDSAESGCSSCSTPLYDQGGPVEILPFLYLGSAYHASRKDMLDALGITALINVSANCPNHFEGHYQYKSIPVEDNHKADISSWFNEAIDFIDSIKNAGGRVFVHCQAGISRSATICLAYLMRTNRVKLDEAFEFVKQRRSIISPNFSFMGQLLQFESQVLAPHCSAEAGSPAMAVLDRSTSTTTVFNFPVSIPVHSTNSALSYLQSPITTSPSC; encoded by the exons ATGGTCATGGAAGTGGGCTCCCTGGACGCCGGAGGCCTGCGGACGCTGCTGCGGGAGCGCGCGGCGCAGTGCCTATTGCTGGACTGCCGCTCCTTCTTCGCTTTCAACGCCGGCCACATCGCCGGCTCGGTCAACGTGCGCTTCAGCACCATCGTGCGGCGCCGGGCCAAGGGCGCCATGGGCCTGGAGCACATCGTGCCCAACGCCGAGCTGCGCGGCCGCCTGCTGGCCGGCGCCTACCACGCCGTGGTGCTGCTGGACGAGCGCAGCGCCGCCCTGGACGGCGCCAAGCGCGACGGCACCCTGGCCCTGGCCGCTGGCGCGCTCTGCCGCGAGGCGCGCGCCGCGCAAGTCTTCTTCCTCAAAG GAGGCTATGAAGCTTTTTCAGCTTCCTGCCCGGAGCTGTGCAGCAAACAGTCGACCCCCATGGGGCTCAGCCTTCCCCTGAGTACTAGCGTCCCTGACAGCGCTGAATCAGGGTGCAGTTCCTGCAGCACCCCACTCTATGATCAG GGTGGCCCAGTGGAGATCCTGCCCTTTCTGTACCTGGGCAGTGCCTATCACGCTTCCCGAAAAGACATGCTGGACGCCTTGGGCATCACTGCTTTGATCAATGTCTCGGCCAATTGTCCCAACCATTTTGAGGGTCACTACCAATACAAGAGCATCCCTGTGGAAGACAACCACAAGGCGGACATCAGCTCCTGGTTCAACGAGGCAATTGACTTCATAG ACTCCATCAAGAACGCTGGAGGAAGGGTGTTTGTCCACTGCCAGGCAGGCATTTCCCGATCAGCCACCATCTGCCTTGCTTACCTCATGAGGACTAACCGAGTCAAGCTGGACGAGGCCTTTGAGTTTGTGAAGCAAAGGAGAAGCATCATTTCCCCCAACTTCAGCTTCATGGGCCAGCTGCTGCAGTTTGAGTCCCAGGTCCTGGCCCCACACTGCTCAGCAGAGGCTGGGAGCCCTGCCATGGCTGTGCTGGACCGCAGCACCTCCACTACCACCGTCTTCAACTTCCCTGTCTCCATCCCCGTCCACTCCACGAACAGTGCATTGAGCTACCTTCAGAGCCCCATCACGACCTCTCCCAGCTGCTGA